The genomic region acaaggaccatccatgtacttttggcaaaagttggggactaaatgcattacaaagtgcaaatcacagggaccatcggcgaacttttggaaagctagggaccaaatccaacaCTTTGgtcaaccacagggaccatccatgtactttactcaaaataaaaataaaaaaatacctGCTCTTGTTCCTCGTCACAATATCCAACAAGTGATACAAGATTTCGATGATGTAATCTTGATAGAATTTCTATTTCCGTTAAAAACTCCTTTTCACCTTGTAATGATCCTTCTTCTGCACGTTTTATAGCTACCGCTGTATTATCCCATAATACTCCTTTATAAACTTTCCCGTAACCACCACGGCCAACGACACTTGAATCACTAAAATGTTCAGTTGCAGTAGCCATCTCTCGAAAGGTGAAGCTTTTCACACCGTCCATTTTGATTGAAAGTTTTGAGACTACAAATAGCCAAAGAGTAACATAATAGCTAACATCAAATTAAGTGGTTTAGTTATACTTGTCACCTatgtagttaatgcggtaaaaaatgGATATCGGTCCAGGAccaatatttgagatatcggttatcgcggtgggatataggtaattttaatatcatgcagaatttatatatatagcaatttaacactaacaattgtagcaagtacgAACTGATTAAGATTTGAAACACTACcaattaacaattaagacttaaaataAATCGCAGCAATAAGAAGATAGACGAATGGTAGACCTAAGAAGAAAGGTACCGATATCGGGAAAATCAGTGATATATCcgtcaaatatcggtcaatattgacgataatatcggtaccgatatttgacaccgatattttacatggggaccgataaccgatacaTCAGTGATACATccccgatattaactgcataacTTATAACATCTTTTAAAGCCCGTTCAAACAACTTAAGCACATCCAAACACTACCTTTCAAAGCCTGTTTTATTATAGTTGGTTAACAGATTCTAAATAATCACTTTGAAAACGCACATATTAATTGAAAACTTACGTAAAGATTTTCTTGATGATGTGATTCTGTATCTCTCATGTTGTTTCTTGATCACAACAGTCAACGCTGAAGAAACTAGTAAAGCACAAACAGCCGCCACAACTGCAGCGgttattaaaacatgtttacttatACCTTTCCGCAGTGTCCCAACATTCACTAAATTTATAGAAAAAACAGTGTGAGCATAACGATAACACAAGATAATATCATAATAATGACACACAAAATGCTTACTTACAGTGTGCATAAGGTCCAACAAGCGTGAAATTTAGAAGCTCATACGGTCCAAACAAATCGCTTCCGGGAAATACccatgtcgtaaaaatgcctctAATCCTTAAAACTTCACTCGTACTAAAAACACTTGAACCCTCGGTGCCGGCTTTAGGGTAAAGTTTCAAATACATCCTCAACCGGGGCCCTTTCTCCCACATAATTGAGTCAATATGTAGTTGATAAAAGTCCAAAGCAAGAGAGCTAGTGACATACATTTCAAATTCATCTTGATATGGTGGAAAATAAGAAAAACTTGGACTTTTTAAACGGTATCCGATCCTAAGTGGCGAAGCACAAAAACATGGGATTGAGGATCCGGAAACATATTCGAAGTAATCGTTTGTCGGACATGATTGCATTGGACAATCTGTTACGTTTTTAGAAATCGGATGTATGTAATCTTTATATTCTTTAGGACCGCAAAACTGATCTTTGTTTTGTATGCTTGCGTTTCGACAAATGGGATTTCCATGTAACCTTAGGCTCGCATTTACGGGTGGATTTAAATGTCCGTTAACGTCTGAAATGGAGTTATTTCGGAAATCGCTGCAGAAAATATCTTACGCATGGTCAAGATATGAGTGATAAAATTTATATCAGTATAAATAATGAAACTAAGGTTTGacttttgactttgactttgactttcaagAGTAAACATTTGAAGTTATTAACTTAATATTAAAGAGAAGTGAACTTTTATTATGCAATATTTCTTACAGTAAAAGTGTTGAGGTTGCGCTAAACGACTTGTTCTGCCATAGATCAGCGGAGATGGACCCGTTTAGAAGATTGTTCTCCAAGGACCTGCAAATTTCAACAATTTTTACGATATTCAAATTTAATAGTGAAATTACATGAATTTTAGATAGTAGAatgtgaaaaagaaaaaaaaaaagcctCACAGTTTTTGTAGAGAAGGAAGATATGATAAACTTTCAGGAATCGATCCGTTTAACTGGTTGTCTGATAAATCACTGCACAAGATATATAATAGTTATAAATTTATGAACATGAAAACTACAAAAGTTGAACTCAAACTTACATAGTTGTCATACGATCTGAAAGCTTGTTTGACGGTATTGGTCCGGTGAGCCTATTTCTGCTGAGATCTCTGTCAAATTAAGCACTAAACTATCAGACAAACAACATAAGACCAATAACtaaacacatacatacatacatacatgtatatATTGACACACACACAATGACAATGGAGTAGAAAATATGAGCTTACTGCTTACATGTAGCTAAGATTTGATATTCCGCTAAGATCAGGGAGAACTCCTTGCAAACTACAGTTTCTAAGGCTCCTGCAACAAATGTAAAAattattccaaaaaaaaaacaaattaattaCTTTCATTGAAGAAATAAAATTTATACACATAGAtgactagggctgtaaacgaacctaACGTccaacgaacagttcgtgaaccgttcggcgggaagttcgttcatgttcgtttgtttaacaaatgaacaaacacgaacaggaattgttcgtttatgttcgtgaacatttggtaatgtgttcatttatgttcatttgtgttcgttcatttaaaggTTCGTCtacgttcggtaagtgttcatgaacatgttcatttccttaatgaacgaatacgGACAAGAAATCTCGTTCAGTAAGCGTTCATGAACCGTTCACGAACATGTACGTTCAttccttaacgaacaaacacgGACAAAGCCCTGTTCacgttcgttcggttcgtttacaaccctatatAAATTTCTCCAAAATGAAATCATTAGTACTTACAGTTTCACTAACTCCGATAAATTTCCATAAGAAGACGGAATTTCTCCATCAAAGTGATTGTTATCAAGTTGACTGCAAGATAAGATTGACATGTGCATGagtatttaatatttatttatttttttttagttgTAATTCATTATGGTACAAGTATATGTGTAAGTAAGAAGAGAATATTACAGTATTCGCATATTTGGAAAATTGCCAAATTCTGATGGAAGATAACCAGATAAGTTATTGTTATCAAGAAGCCTGCAAATATGACATATAAAAGTTAGCAAAAAGATTAAAGATGGAAAAATGGGCAGTTCGGGCGGATtatataacgggtcaagatggGTTCGCGTTGAAACCAGACGTTCGTCAGTACGTGTCAGAACGGGTTGGTTTGGGCGGGCATGCAAACATTTCTTTGTCTAGATTTAATTCTTTTGTAAAAGATTAAtgtattaattataataaaaacaaCAATTTTACGATAATAATTAAAATCTTCTAATAAAAACAATTCTGAAAGTTGTATCCGTTAAAAACAGACGTTGGGTGACCTATTTTATAAGTAACTGGTTGACCTACAAACATCTTTTGTCGAAAATTATTTTTTTGTTAATTAATAATGAAAATTACAAAActaaaactaataataataataatactcaaaTCTATAAATAAAAATCATTTACAAGGTTGTAAGCATAAAAATAGACGATGGACAACGTTCAAATTGTTCGACCCATTGACCAATTTAACTAGTTCCCCTGTTAACTAAtgttttatttgacccattatAGTCCTACCCATAAACGATCGAATAAAACACTCCAAAATATATGAAACAATTAGAAAAGTCACCAAGGGAACTCACAAGTGTACTAAAGTCGATAAATTGGACAATACCACTGGAATTTGACCGGTCAACGAGTTATTGTTGAAATGGCTGCAAAATTCAGAAAAAGAAACATATCATGTAATCACATTAATAAACACAAATTCACTTAGATACTGGTTTTCTGATTCACTCACATATGTCTAATTTTTTTCAAATTTGAATACGAGTCTGGAATTGGTCCTGATATCTGGTTCTGGTCTATTTGGAATCTATTTAAGTTCGTAAGATATCCAAGCTCAACGGGTAAGCTTCCCGTTAATTTGTTTCCGTTCAAAAGCCTGCCAAGATTGTAAATAGACAAAAATTAAGCCATAAAATTCTTAAACATTAAAAACAAGCACAAAgtaataaaattttataaaaattatgtgagtATATTTGTTTTAGCTTACAAGAGTGCCAACGATGAAATATTTCCAATCTCTTTCGGTATACTTCCAGTCAAATTATTCCACATGAAATCTCTTCAACAAATTAAACACAAAATGGAGTTAATTGACAACTTAAAGAAACTTGTGTATTCTACTCTATATATACTATACATTAAATGTGATTATGACTTACAAAATTCTTAGATGAGAAAATTGACCGAGTTCAGGTGCTAACCGTCCAGAAAGATTCATGTTTAGCAACTGTCTGTTAACCAAATAACATAAAAACCGGACCATGTAAATCGGTTTACAAAATAATACGGCAAAGTGACATGTAAACGAGAACGAAAATATACATTTCCTGAACATGCCAGTATTGATCAGAACTGGTTTCATGAACGCATATAACTCCGGTCCAATTTGATGTACATGGATCCCCTTTATTCCAATTATGAAGATGATTCATTGGATCGACTAAACTACCTCTGACCGCAGTCAATGCAGATACTGAACATAAAAAAAAGAATCATCTTTATGTgtcaatcccaaacaccctcaaaACAACTTGTTATTGTAtcctttaaaatatatatatatatatatatataaacagttTTAACAAGCAATCCAAACACCCCCTAATTAGTTCACCTTCAGAAGGATCAGTAACTTTTGCAACTGTAATCATCAGCAAGCAATGAACTGTGAGAGCAAAAACACATCCACATGATTTGAACTTGAACTTGAACCCCATCATCCTGAAATTAATTTTCAATAAATGCAATATAAAATTAAACACCTTCTGATTAAATAAACAAACACTCAAAAAGAGAATCATATGTTTAGATATTTTACTTAAATCTTCCACAAGATTCAAACTTTAATCCCAGCATCTTGAAAATATGTGTGAATTACTTCAAATAGTTGTCAATCAGAGGAATTACAAGAATACCCCCCAACAAAATCTTGAATTTTCAAGATTTATAAATAAAGATTGTTGCTTTATGTTGAGTT from Helianthus annuus cultivar XRQ/B chromosome 10, HanXRQr2.0-SUNRISE, whole genome shotgun sequence harbors:
- the LOC110884385 gene encoding probable LRR receptor-like serine/threonine-protein kinase At1g06840 isoform X1, which translates into the protein MLGLKFESCGRFKMMGFKFKFKSCGCVFALTVHCLLMITVAKVTDPSEVSALTAVRGSLVDPMNHLHNWNKGDPCTSNWTGVICVHETSSDQYWHVQEIQLLNMNLSGRLAPELGQFSHLRILDFMWNNLTGSIPKEIGNISSLALLLLNGNKLTGSLPVELGYLTNLNRFQIDQNQISGPIPDSYSNLKKIRHIHFNNNSLTGQIPVVLSNLSTLVHLLLDNNNLSGYLPSEFGNFPNMRILQLDNNHFDGEIPSSYGNLSELVKLSLRNCSLQGVLPDLSGISNLSYIDLSRNRLTGPIPSNKLSDRMTTIDLSDNQLNGSIPESLSYLPSLQKLSLENNLLNGSISADLWQNKSFSATSTLLLDFRNNSISDVNGHLNPPVNASLRLHGNPICRNASIQNKDQFCGPKEYKDYIHPISKNVTDCPMQSCPTNDYFEYVSGSSIPCFCASPLRIGYRLKSPSFSYFPPYQDEFEMYVTSSLALDFYQLHIDSIMWEKGPRLRMYLKLYPKAGTEGSSVFSTSEVLRIRGIFTTWVFPGSDLFGPYELLNFTLVGPYAHLNVGTLRKGISKHVLITAAVVAAVCALLVSSALTVVIKKQHERYRITSSRKSLLSKLSIKMDGVKSFTFREMATATEHFSDSSVVGRGGYGKVYKGVLWDNTAVAIKRAEEGSLQGEKEFLTEIEILSRLHHRNLVSLVGYCDEEQEQMLVYEFMPRGTLRDWLNDRSGKTLSFRMRLQVALDSAKGILYLHTEANPPIFHRDIKSSNILLDSKFNAKVADFGLSRLAPVLDEHGSGPNYVSTLVRGTPGYLDPEYLLTHKLTAKSDVYSLGIVFLEILTSMKAISHGKNIVREVKIAHETGTMFSIIDNRMGSYPSEFVEKFLSLALWCVNDKPEKRPSMLDVVRELEHILEKMPDMGVDFSESGSNYFVESSTFYSSSNVPGSDLSSGDNPAVYPR
- the LOC110884385 gene encoding probable LRR receptor-like serine/threonine-protein kinase At1g06840 isoform X2 produces the protein MMGFKFKFKSCGCVFALTVHCLLMITVAKVTDPSEVSALTAVRGSLVDPMNHLHNWNKGDPCTSNWTGVICVHETSSDQYWHVQEIQLLNMNLSGRLAPELGQFSHLRILDFMWNNLTGSIPKEIGNISSLALLLLNGNKLTGSLPVELGYLTNLNRFQIDQNQISGPIPDSYSNLKKIRHIHFNNNSLTGQIPVVLSNLSTLVHLLLDNNNLSGYLPSEFGNFPNMRILQLDNNHFDGEIPSSYGNLSELVKLSLRNCSLQGVLPDLSGISNLSYIDLSRNRLTGPIPSNKLSDRMTTIDLSDNQLNGSIPESLSYLPSLQKLSLENNLLNGSISADLWQNKSFSATSTLLLDFRNNSISDVNGHLNPPVNASLRLHGNPICRNASIQNKDQFCGPKEYKDYIHPISKNVTDCPMQSCPTNDYFEYVSGSSIPCFCASPLRIGYRLKSPSFSYFPPYQDEFEMYVTSSLALDFYQLHIDSIMWEKGPRLRMYLKLYPKAGTEGSSVFSTSEVLRIRGIFTTWVFPGSDLFGPYELLNFTLVGPYAHLNVGTLRKGISKHVLITAAVVAAVCALLVSSALTVVIKKQHERYRITSSRKSLLSKLSIKMDGVKSFTFREMATATEHFSDSSVVGRGGYGKVYKGVLWDNTAVAIKRAEEGSLQGEKEFLTEIEILSRLHHRNLVSLVGYCDEEQEQMLVYEFMPRGTLRDWLNDRSGKTLSFRMRLQVALDSAKGILYLHTEANPPIFHRDIKSSNILLDSKFNAKVADFGLSRLAPVLDEHGSGPNYVSTLVRGTPGYLDPEYLLTHKLTAKSDVYSLGIVFLEILTSMKAISHGKNIVREVKIAHETGTMFSIIDNRMGSYPSEFVEKFLSLALWCVNDKPEKRPSMLDVVRELEHILEKMPDMGVDFSESGSNYFVESSTFYSSSNVPGSDLSSGDNPAVYPR